ACTCATCCCCTGCCGGGGTATTGAACCCGCTGGGTGCTAAGGAATCTACTTCTGCCCGGCCATCGTAAAACATCACGGTCATGTGTTTGGCGCCTACATTAAAAAGCGGAGGTGCATTCCGGGGAACGCGCTCGTAAATAGCCTCATTCCCGAAACCCGTATTTCGGGTAATTCCTAGTCCTCGTCCCCCTTCCCCCACGGACAAGGAAAGACCATCGCCGGTAGCAGCCAAGGGGTGATGGCAGGTGGCGCAGGAGATATTTTGATTGCCGCTTAAGATCTTGTCGAAAAAAAGGAATTTACCTAACTGGAACTTCGCAGGATCAGGCCTACCATGATCGTAAAAATCAGAGTCAGTCGCAGGGAGAGGCAAACGATAATTAGCACCAGAGTAGGCTAGGTTATTTGCTGACAAATATGAAAATAAGGTTAAATGGCCGTGAGAATTGGGGCCGTTTGTAGGGATAGATGGCTCCTGATTGGCCACTGCATAGAGGGGTATACCTGCTAATAATAAGCAGAAAGGCAAGATAGTTTTCTTTCGCATGGTATTTCTTCCGTAGCTAAATTCTTTCTCTAGAAAATAACTTCTTAGACGGTCACTTCTAGGATAAGGATAGGATAGAGCAAAAGAAAAAAGTAGGATTTACCGCACAAATCAACAGATAAGAGAGATTATAGGGATATTAATATTTAAAGGCGGACTGAAATAATCGAGTGGGCTCTCCTGTTTGCCAGATGTAAAAAATGCTTCATCCCAGCAGCGTATCTTCGGCTTTAGCTAAGCCGGTTTGTACACGCCACTGGGCAGCATAGCGGCCATTAGCTTCAAGCAGCTCAGCATGGGTACCATGTTCGATGACCCGACCTTGATGAATCACTACGATCCGGTCGGCGTATACGATGGTTGATAGTCGGTGGGCGATCATAATCACCGTTCGGTCATGGCCAATACGCTGAAGTGAACGCTGGATAGCTGCCTCGGTTTCATTATCGACGGCGCTGGTAGCCTCATCCAGCACCAGGATGGGCGGATTTTTAATTAAAGCCCGGGCCAAGGACAAGCGCTGGCGCTGACCGCCAGAGAGGCGCACGCCGCGCTCACCCACCGGGGTATCTAGCCCCTGCGGCAGCGCATGGATGAAGTTCCAAGCTTCGGCAGTGATAGCAGCCTTGATGATCGACTCCTCGTCGGCATCGGGACGTCCGTAGGCGATATTGTTGCGGATACTGCCTTCAAACAGATAAACCTCTTGGCTAACTAGGCCGATGGCTTGGCGCAGAGAGTATAAACTGATCTCCCTAACCGGCTGGCCATCAATGCATACTTGTCCCTCATGGGGATCATAGAAACGCAGTAGTAGCTTGATCAGGGTCGATTTGCCTGATCCCGTTGCCCCCACTAGGGCCAAGGTACTGCCCCCTGGCACAGATAGATTGATGTTCTCCACGCCGGCACCGCTGCTCGCGTAACGAAAGCTAACGCCCTGGAAGTGGACTTCCCCGCGAACTGGGGTCGCAAGAGAGCGATTGCTGACATCCTGCACTTCTACTGTTACTTCCAGTAGATCGAGAATGCGCCGTGTGCTGGCCATGGCCCGCTCGAAAAGATCAATAACCTCGGCCAAGCCGGTTAGCGGCCACAGCAGACGTTGCGTTAGAAACACTAGGACGCCATAGGCACCTACATTAAGACTGCCCTGCAACGCCATCATACCGCCGATAGTGAAGGTGGCCAGAAAGCCAACCAGAATAGCCATGCGAATTACCGGGATAAATGCTGAACTCACCCGAATCGCCCTGCGATTGGCTTCTACATAGGTTTCACTGACTGCTTTCAGGCGCTCGGCCTCACGTGCCTCGGCGGTAAAACTCTTGATAGTGGCAATGCCACTCAAATTGTTGCCCAGGCGGCTTGCTAAGTCGCCAACCTTCTCGCGCACATCATTGTAGAGGGGACCGGCCTTGCGCTGAAAGAAGAAAGCGCCCCAAATAATCAGCGGAACCGGGGTGAAAGCGAGCAGTGCGATCAGCGGTGATAAGATGAAGAACACTGCACCTACCGCTATCACTGCTACCCCTACCTGGATTAGGGCATTAGCGCCTCCATCCAGAAAGCGCTCAAGCTGGTTGACGTCATCGTTCATGATTGCCACCAGGTGGCCGGAACTCTTCGACTCGAAAAAACTCATATCCAGCTGTTGGACATGTTCATAAGTGTCCTGGCGCAGATCCGCCTGCAACCGCTGAGCTAGGTTGCGCCACAGAATCTTGTAGAGGTATTCAAACAGCGACTCTCCTACCCAAATAAAAAAGGTGAGTATTGCCAATACTAGAATTTGTTCTTCAGGCGTAGTGAAGTTCAACCGAGCGACAAAACTGTCTTCTTTATTGACGACTACATCGATAGCCACCCCAATCAATATTTCCGGGGCGATATCGAATAGCTTGTTAATGATTGAGCAGGCAGTAGCCGCCAGAATTCGCCGACGATAACCTTTAGCATAACGCAGCAAACGCGCCAATGCTTGAACACTGTGGGTGGTCGAAGTTAGCAAGATATATCTGTCCGAATAGGCCACAAAGTCTTGAAGTCGAAGATAAGGGCCGTGAAAATTGCCACTAGACATTATTTTATCCCATGGCCTTCTAGGGCAGCCCCGTATTATGGATGAATCGCCGTAGGTATTACAGAGGTAGGGATCAGGGAGCGCGTTTGGGATTACCTTCGTCCAGGGCTTGCGAGTACGGTGGGATTCGGAAATTCTCCTCTCAAACCTGCTGAGGCAAGACGCACAATGCGTGGCGTCTTGCCTCCTGCCGGTAAACGCTCTGGATCAGCCTTCGAGCCTTGTATTCATAGAAGGTGGAGGGAGCCATCGGCAACTGACGATAGATCAGCTCGATCTCGTAGTTAGCCTAGTGATCGTCAATAAACGACACCCTCAGTCGGTGCTCGAACGCCGTCTAGGTAAAATACCCGGGAAGCCTTTTGTGCAAGATCTCGTTAGCCTGCTTCAGCTGACGATTCTCCCTTTTATTCTACGATAAAGACTTAGGGCATTATGCACGATTATATGCTTGGAAAACCGTGTGTAGCCACAACAAAACTATAATCTTCCCGTAAGAAGCAAGATTAATAAAACTAAGAGTAATATGCCACCCACGCTCCCCACAGCAACATTTTGTATTAAGGCCGCGACAATAAGCACAATAAGAATTAAACCAAGTAGGCCGTACGTCATTGCTCGTTCTCCTCTATATTATACAGACGGATGGCGGCGATAGGAGGAGCTTATTCTGCGCACAGTCGAGGCTCCGATTAATCCTCCGAAAATCGCCGCGGTCAGCGCGAGTGCGGCGCTTACGAAGGTGACCCATAATACCGCTTGCGTGTAATCTGATACCGTTTCCGCACGTTGTTTGAGTTCAGCCTGGATTTCGTTAATTTGGGCCTCAATTTCTTGAGACACACCATCAATAATGGCGTTTATCTCTCGCTCGGATAGATTGGTATTAGCAACCAGTACGTTCTTAGCACGTTGTTCATTTCCGAATATGAGTTCCTGAGCTACTGATTTAAGCGTATCTTCATCAAGTTCCCGCAGAGCTTGGCGTGCCTCATCCGGGGATATTTGCTCTCCACCCGTATTTGCAATTACTTTTGCGGCGCGACGTTTTATCTGCGCTTGAATAGCGTTCATGACGGAAGATGGGAGGAGATCTTTCCCCTCAGAGCCTACTTCACTCGCGCCTTTGAACCCGGCGGAACCCACCTCCGCGGTTGCAGCCACTGTTCCTTTAACAAGTGATTGGCCCGCATTAATGATTCCGCTAACCCCCCACGCACCAAGTACTAGCATCAAAGCGGTGCCCGCACTCCATACCGTTATGCCATGCAATATGCCGATGGTATTGTCTGGTTTACCAGCTAAACGAGCAGCGAGTAGCGCGCCTAAAAAAAATACCACGATCATACTCACTACTGTCCAAATGGTTACGCCAATGCCTAATCCTTCGCCTATAGCGTCTAGATCCGTTGCATCAGCGATACCCACGCCAATAGCTGAGCCTAGTAAAAATAACAACCATCCTGTAGAAATTACAAAAAATAAACCCGCGAATATGGCGCCCCAGCTAATAAGAGGTTCCCATTTCCTTTCTACGATTGCCGCTTGTTCTGCCGCTTTCCTTTCTATGATTGCCGCTTGTTCTGCCGGTGTACTCATAAGATTCTCCTAAAATGTTTTTTAACTCGAGAGGCTTGTACACACCACCTTAAATCGAGTTGAAGCTATTAGAATTATATAATTAGGCAATTAACATACCATTAGCCTTAAACATAGAAGAGCGGAGTCCTGCTTACAAATATTAAATTGAACTACCGGGAACTAGAGGAGGGGGCCGACAAGCGGGTGTAGAAGTTGACTATTCGATTCCCCATTGCTGAGTTTATTAGGATTCGTTGTAAGTCTACTTTTCATCGTTCTCTTTCTCTCTATCAGGGTGTAGGGTTAATACGCACCATTTGATTCCGCGGCCTTCCAGGGCAGTCACCGTGATGCGGATGCCCTGGAAGGTGAGGGTATCGCCTACGGCGGGCTCGCGGCCGAGTAGATGAAGCACCAGGCCACCTAGGGTATCTACTTCCTTATGGCAGAAATTAATACCCAATTGTTTACCCACTTCATCGAGGCGCCAGAGGCCAGGTACATGCACGCCGCCTTGAGTATCCACAAAGGCGGTTGGCGAAGTGCCGGGCTCCTCTTCGATTTCGCCCACCACTTCCTCGCAGAGATCTTCAATAGAAACAATACCTGATGTTCCCCCATACTCGTCAATGACAACCACCATGTGGGTATGAGCCCGGCGCATTGCGGTTAGTACCGTATCTACGGAGGCCGTTTCGGGGACGAAGGAAAGAGTTTGGAGATTTTTCTGGCGCAGGGAATGATTGGCAACGAGCAGGCGCAGTATCTCTTTGATATGGATGAGACCGACAATCTGATCCAGAGTACCTTCGAACACGGGATAACGGGTGTGGTGGGTACTGCGGATAATAGTGATTAATTCATCAGGAGAAGCCCCCAGGGGGATGCCGGTAATATGGACTCGCGGCACCATCACCTCCTCGGCCGTTTGCTCTCGAAATTCTAGTAATTCACGTAGCATCTGCCCTGCTTCAGGATTAAGCGCGCCGCCTTCCTCGCTTTCCTCTACAATAAGCTGCAATTCTTCGGCTGTGTGGTAGTGATTGCTGGTGAAGCTGCGCTTAATGCCCATAATCCGCAAAATGGCGGTGCCCAAGCCGTTCAGGGTGGCGACCAAAGGATAAGTAGCAAACTGAATCCAGCGCATGGGGCGGGCCATCCAAAGGGTGGTGCCTTCGGCATATATGAGTGCAAGGGATTTAGGCACCATTTCACCCAGGACAATATGGAAGTAGGTCAGGATGGTAATAGCCAATACGCTGGCCAGGGTATGAACGGCAATCCAGGAAGAGGCATTTAGCTCCTCTAGCCATCCGGCAAACCATTGAGCAAGAACATGTTCGCCGTACATGCCTAACCCTAAACTAGCCAGGGTAATGCCAAGCTGCGCGGTGGCAATGTAGCGGTCTTGTTGTATTGGGTCCCGGAGGATGGTTTGTACTCGGACTGCACTAGCCTCTCCGGTAATTGCACGGAGTTCGATGGTAGTCCGCGGCACCCCAATAATAGCAAACTCCGCCGCCACGAAAAGACCATTCAGAAGAATCAACAAAACAATGATGATAACCGGTATCCATCCTTCCATGGGTTAGTCTCCAACTTTTGGGATGGAGGCTTCTGGCGACGGGCTGGTTTGCACCAGAACGGACCGGATAGCGGAGCCATCTAGTTCTTCGATTTCTACCTCTAGGCCGTCGATAATAACCCGCTCGCCAGGTTCAGGAATCCGCTCCAGCACAGAAGTAATATGATCCGTTACCGTATTGGCCTGGCTATGCCATGGTAAGCCCGTCCAGAGAACGGTTTCCTCCACGCGGAGTAAGCCAGGTAGGCGAACTCGCCCATCGGGAAGGTATTCTGGTTGAAGAGCTGGTTCTTTGGAGCCCTTCGCTACTCCTCTAGTAAGCGCGATGAGCATGTCATCTAGGGTAACTAACCCCTGGGCAGCGCCATGTTTATCGACAACGATGAGTTTACGAGAACGGCGTTGTCGCATGATGGCAAGCAGGCGGTCACCTGTTACTTTGTCGAGCACGCGGATGGTAGATCGCATTGCTTCGGCCACGGTGGGTAGTGTTTTATATTCGGCAAAATAGGCGGTGATATCCTTGGTGTGAATCATACCTGTGATATTCTCTAAGGAGTTCTGGTAAACGGGTAAGCTGGAGAAGGGAGACTCAACCACGATCTGGAATAGTTGCCGAGGTGGCGTTTCTATATCCACGGCAGCGACGAATTGGCGGGGGACCATGAGTTGCTGGGCGGTGTGCCGACTCAGGTATA
This sequence is a window from Nitrosococcus oceani ATCC 19707. Protein-coding genes within it:
- a CDS encoding ABC transporter ATP-binding protein, coding for MSSGNFHGPYLRLQDFVAYSDRYILLTSTTHSVQALARLLRYAKGYRRRILAATACSIINKLFDIAPEILIGVAIDVVVNKEDSFVARLNFTTPEEQILVLAILTFFIWVGESLFEYLYKILWRNLAQRLQADLRQDTYEHVQQLDMSFFESKSSGHLVAIMNDDVNQLERFLDGGANALIQVGVAVIAVGAVFFILSPLIALLAFTPVPLIIWGAFFFQRKAGPLYNDVREKVGDLASRLGNNLSGIATIKSFTAEAREAERLKAVSETYVEANRRAIRVSSAFIPVIRMAILVGFLATFTIGGMMALQGSLNVGAYGVLVFLTQRLLWPLTGLAEVIDLFERAMASTRRILDLLEVTVEVQDVSNRSLATPVRGEVHFQGVSFRYASSGAGVENINLSVPGGSTLALVGATGSGKSTLIKLLLRFYDPHEGQVCIDGQPVREISLYSLRQAIGLVSQEVYLFEGSIRNNIAYGRPDADEESIIKAAITAEAWNFIHALPQGLDTPVGERGVRLSGGQRQRLSLARALIKNPPILVLDEATSAVDNETEAAIQRSLQRIGHDRTVIMIAHRLSTIVYADRIVVIHQGRVIEHGTHAELLEANGRYAAQWRVQTGLAKAEDTLLG
- a CDS encoding hemolysin family protein, with the protein product MEGWIPVIIIVLLILLNGLFVAAEFAIIGVPRTTIELRAITGEASAVRVQTILRDPIQQDRYIATAQLGITLASLGLGMYGEHVLAQWFAGWLEELNASSWIAVHTLASVLAITILTYFHIVLGEMVPKSLALIYAEGTTLWMARPMRWIQFATYPLVATLNGLGTAILRIMGIKRSFTSNHYHTAEELQLIVEESEEGGALNPEAGQMLRELLEFREQTAEEVMVPRVHITGIPLGASPDELITIIRSTHHTRYPVFEGTLDQIVGLIHIKEILRLLVANHSLRQKNLQTLSFVPETASVDTVLTAMRRAHTHMVVVIDEYGGTSGIVSIEDLCEEVVGEIEEEPGTSPTAFVDTQGGVHVPGLWRLDEVGKQLGINFCHKEVDTLGGLVLHLLGREPAVGDTLTFQGIRITVTALEGRGIKWCVLTLHPDREKENDEK
- a CDS encoding hemolysin family protein, whose protein sequence is MNGTVFIVLLFLITANALYVAAEFAAVGVRRSQIKKLAENGHWLAKGLLPNIEDTTRLDHYIAASQIGITLSSLILGAYGQATLGQDLALLLEQFGDMKALAAQSTAAVVVLVLLTSLQVVLGELVPKALALQYPVHLALYTYLPMHWSLKFYSSFIAFLNGSGMILLKIIGIRHSRHRHVHSPEEIDMLIAESREGGLLKLYEQQRLHQALYLSRHTAQQLMVPRQFVAAVDIETPPRQLFQIVVESPFSSLPVYQNSLENITGMIHTKDITAYFAEYKTLPTVAEAMRSTIRVLDKVTGDRLLAIMRQRRSRKLIVVDKHGAAQGLVTLDDMLIALTRGVAKGSKEPALQPEYLPDGRVRLPGLLRVEETVLWTGLPWHSQANTVTDHITSVLERIPEPGERVIIDGLEVEIEELDGSAIRSVLVQTSPSPEASIPKVGD